AAACGCTTGGCTTTCATCATAGCAGGCAGAAGTCGGAGACTTTTCTGCCCTACTGTTGGCTGCTTAATCTACCGTTGAGCGTATAAATCGAAATATTTTAAGGTTGCTCTGCTAAATAGTCTTTAACATTATCCTTTGTCGCATCATCAAACCGGATGTTTTTTTCATCTACCCATTTATAAAAATGTTTGATGGAATTATCATATATACGTTTTGTTGCGCCTGACCTTTCTCGATGTTTTAACTCCCTCATAAAACTTTCTAAATAATCTAATTTCATTTTATTCTCCTATCTACTCACCATGTTAAAGGATTTGCTTATTGATTAATACCCATGAAGTTATAAATAATTACCCCTAAAATCGGCGGACTATTACAACTAAATTCTACTATCATAATAGTAGAACCTTTTTGCGATTAATGTTGAATATGTTGATTTATAATGAGCTATAAAAGAAAAACTGCGCCTTGAAGGGATCGAACCTTCGACCCGCTGATTAAGAGTCAGCTGCTCTACCTAACTGAGCTAAAGGCGCATAAGATGGCATCAATATATTGTTCTTTATACTAACGTCAAGTTTAATTTCGATGAGTTTCCCTGAAAATAGTTTTTTTTGAGCAGATAAAGTGTCGGGTTTCTTCTCGACTTTGGCGAGTCGTAACCCTACCTGCAATTTAATTAAAAAATTAGGGAAACTCCGAGCTATCATCTTTTTGCAAATAGCTCTATCGTGTATCTATATAATTATTCTGCAGTCGGCTCTGATTTTTTTACAGCCGTGAATTTACCCTTAAATCGTTCTAATGAGAGCGTTAATGAACCCAAACCCAAAGCAAGCGTCAGGAAAGCTGCCAGCCACCCAATTATTGGTATAAGTATAACTGTTGCAAGAAATACTACTCCAATTATCAGGTATAATGCGCTTGATGGCTGTCTTTCGATTTTCAGTAAGCGACAGATATAAGCGCCAACAAATTGAGCCGAATAGATTACTCCTGCAAAACTAAATATCCCGAATGTGAAAACGAGCATAATACCCACAGGTATTCCAACAATAGTAAGAGTGGCTAAAAAGGCGGCAACGGGAAACAGCAATATCATCAAAATTCCCAGCCCCAGAGAAACCATGAAACGCTCTTGAATAGCCCTGACAGCTTTTGATGCCATATTTCTATTTATTGAAACTACCACCAAACCGCTGACTATCAAAGCTAAGTACATCAATGGAATCAGGATTTTATTGCCGAGAAAAAGAGTGAGGAGAAAGACAATAGAACTGAAAAATAAATTCATAATAAGATACATAATTATCATATATTTAATAGGCTGAAAAGCGTGATATTTTGATTTTTCACTTTCTTTCTTTAACTCCGTCCAGTCTGTTTTTCCTGCAATATGCACGCTCTCATCAAGCTTAATTTTTTCATATGATTGATAAATTAAATCGCCCTCAATAATAGTGCTTGGTTTGATTTCTATTTGGTTGGCTTCTATGTTTAAATTGCCGCCGATATTACCGCCAATAGTAACTTTATCGCCTTCTATGCGAAGCAAATTATCAATAGTGCCTTCAAAAACTATTTCTTCGCCAGCTAAAAAGGCCTCACGAGATATATGGGTTGATGGACCAATAGTAATGGATTGCGCAAAAGCTATGAGATTTCGTCCAACCGGCGCGTTGATATTAATTGTTTGCGCAAACCCGCGTAAGGAGCCATCTACGGGGCCATTAATTGTCAACCAGCGCGAGGCCCAGTTGATATTGCCATCGCAGATGCCGGAAAAAACCAGCTCCTGGCTGGCGCCGATTAAATCGCCGGCTACATTAGATTGAAATCGTATGGAGTTGCCGGTAATAAAAACATCATCATTAAAAAATGTGTCGGGCTGGAAACTTTTATTGTTGGTTCCGATAAATACCGTAGCCTGCGTTATTCCGGTAAAAAGCGCAGTAATTACAAAAATTAAACTGATGATTTGTGTTTTCATTATTTTTCTCCCTTTATAATATACGACTACATATAAATATTGTTACAAATATAAGCATATGTAAAGAGAAAACTTGCAGGTTATTTTTAATTATGCTATAATATTAAATTATGGAGAATTGTGAACAAGGTTTAGATGTTTTTCCGTGGCTGAGGATTTTGCCGCGCTGGATATTTGGCGCTGCAGAAATCGGGTTGGCTGTATATTTGGTAATTACTTTTCATTTAGATATTGGCTTGGTATATTGCGCTTATTGGGTATTCTCTTTGCTTGTTCTTCTGCCGCTTTTAAGATGTACAAAATGCTATTATCATGGCAAGAGATGCAGTTCCGGTTGGGGCATTTATTCGGGTTTTATTTTTCCCCAAGGCGAGCAGGTTTATTTTCAAGCTGGCTATGGATTTACTATTCTTTTATGGCCGCTG
The nucleotide sequence above comes from Candidatus Zixiibacteriota bacterium. Encoded proteins:
- a CDS encoding phage integrase N-terminal SAM-like domain-containing protein translates to MKLDYLESFMRELKHRERSGATKRIYDNSIKHFYKWVDEKNIRFDDATKDNVKDYLAEQP